One Cryptomeria japonica chromosome 9, Sugi_1.0, whole genome shotgun sequence genomic window carries:
- the LOC131066878 gene encoding uncharacterized protein LOC131066878, with protein MVSESNKVVKAMAEESSTTSLVSRKRVFPCRHCSRQFHTHQALGGHQNAHNNSKKKKPTPTITNFTSIFAQHKKWRRLAPRPPSVFSIHGLFTTTDLHHSSPSLNISPHSSAQIGFQQYPFSPSLFGGLQSCGSKTECKMAGFQPIVHGGLQSFGSKSEPKEAGFQPIAHGDLQSCGRKTQSIAHGGLQSCGRKTEPKEPVYQPIAHGGLYCPATMFGGGDPCSFQSAGQKENGGLERVPYSFQIPLQETVDPCNKGGEMSFQSSCVIEEEEELDLSLHL; from the coding sequence ATGGTGTCTGAATCAAATAAAGTTGTGAAAGCAATGGCAGAAGAGAGCAGTACAACTTCACTGGTATCCCGCAAGCGTGTATTCCCCTGTCGCCATTGTTCCAGACAATTTCATACCCATCAAGCTTTAGGAGGCCACCAAAATGCCCACAACAACAGCAAGAAGAAAAAGCCCACGCCCACCATCACCAATTTCACCTCAATCTTTGCCCAACACAAAAAATGGCGCAGATTGGCACCTCGCCCACCTTCAGTTTTTTCAATTCATGGCCTCTTTACAACCACAgatcttcatcattcttcaccCTCTCTTAACATAAGCCCACATTCTTCAGCCCAAATTGGGTTTCAGCAATATCCTTTCAGCCCAAGTTTGTTTGGAGGTCTTCAATCATGCGGAAGTAAGACTGAATGTAAAATGGCAGGATTTCAGCCCATTGTCCATGGTGGTCTTCAATCATTTGGAAGTAAGAGTGAGCCTAAAGAGGCAGGATTTCAGCCCATTGCCCATGGTGATCTTCAATCATGTGGAAGGAAGACTCAGTCCATTGCTCATGGTGGTCTTCAATCATGTGGAAGGAAGACTGAGCCTAAAGAGCCAGTATATCAGCCCATTGCTCATGGTGGTCTGTACTGTCCTGCTACTATGTTTGGTGGTGGCGATCCTTGCAGTTTTCAAAGTGCTGGGCAAAAGGAGAATGGTGGGTTGGAAAGAGTTCCTTACAGTTTTCAGATTCCTCTCCAGGAAACAGTTGATCCCTGCAACAAAGGTGGAGAAATGAGCTTCCAATCATCTTGTgtgattgaagaagaggaagagctTGACCTCTCTTTACATCTTTAA